Proteins encoded within one genomic window of Cytophagales bacterium:
- a CDS encoding prolyl oligopeptidase family serine peptidase, translated as MKNLVLFLLIASPFLAFSQNKKTLDHSAYDEWRRINKDLISNDGKYVAYSTKTNGYGNEVVHLHEISGKPLVAYERGSNPTFSNNSSHLIFKASPDYYDFRDLKRKKTKEKDLPSDTLVIYSMANGDMERLAGLKSFKVPEKWDDYLVYLYAPTIDSTNMKEKKRNKKNGYDLVVRNLTNQSEATFPYVLDYTIAEEGAAIALTTTGNDSTLLPGVYAFDFDSQTFDPVFRSKGEYKQLVWDKKGEQLSFISDTDSTKTLLRDYHLHYFQSAWDSSKTIAKSDLLQDLIVNKDYRNSFSESGKRLFFQTKEYPVLQDTALLADEIVNVEVWNYNDQRLFTQQENQKSNDLKFGYGIYYDVAGDRLVELGGKPYSSVRLSDQGDGNNGIAISNYNYRKLRSWEGYVLQDIYDLDVTSGEKTKIAEAVRGNISLSPKGEYAYWYNNLDSAWFTYSFGDKEIRQITTNDQVAFYNEIHDTPSDPWPYGVMSWTENDDKMLIYDRYDIWEVDPSNQVAPIRITNGRSGKLVHRYIRLDREERFIKKGQTLMLTGFYEGDKHASIMKMKYGSSKTSELISGNYRIRNFQKARDTNALIYSQENFQTFPDLIASDLNLKKSTRISDVNPQQKDYNWGSIELVYWNSLEGEKMEGMLVKPENFDPNKKYPLMVNFYEKSSNGLHNHRDPFPHRSTMNYSFYASRGYVIFNPNVNYGTGYPGEDAYNCVIPGITSLIEKGFIDEENIGVQGHSWGGYQIAHLLAETDIFKCAEAGAPVVNMISAYGGIRWGSGLSRMFQYEHTQSRIGGSLWEYPLRYIENSPIFTLDKVNTPVLIMHNDEDGAVPWYQGIEYFVGLRRLGKPAWMLNYRGEPHWPLKTQNRIDFNIRMSQFFDHYLKGQPLPKWMRDGVPATELGIKQGYELLDQE; from the coding sequence ATGAAAAATCTTGTCCTATTTCTTCTGATTGCATCGCCATTCCTAGCCTTTTCACAAAACAAAAAGACCCTGGATCATTCGGCATACGATGAATGGCGTCGCATCAACAAAGACCTGATCAGCAATGACGGTAAGTATGTGGCCTATAGCACCAAGACCAATGGCTACGGCAATGAGGTCGTTCACCTGCACGAGATCAGCGGGAAACCTTTGGTTGCTTATGAGCGAGGATCCAACCCTACATTCAGTAACAATTCAAGCCACCTGATTTTCAAAGCTTCTCCTGATTATTATGACTTTCGGGACCTGAAACGAAAGAAAACAAAAGAGAAAGACCTCCCCAGCGATACGTTGGTCATCTACTCGATGGCAAATGGAGACATGGAGCGTTTGGCGGGGTTAAAATCATTCAAAGTGCCTGAAAAGTGGGACGATTATTTGGTGTACTTGTATGCGCCTACCATCGACTCCACCAACATGAAGGAGAAGAAGAGAAACAAGAAAAATGGCTATGACTTAGTGGTGAGAAACCTTACCAATCAATCAGAAGCCACTTTCCCCTATGTGCTGGATTACACCATCGCCGAAGAAGGTGCTGCTATTGCACTAACAACCACCGGAAATGATAGCACGTTGCTGCCGGGAGTATATGCTTTCGATTTCGATAGCCAGACTTTCGATCCGGTATTCCGATCCAAGGGAGAATACAAGCAATTGGTTTGGGACAAGAAAGGGGAACAACTTTCATTTATCTCGGATACGGACAGCACGAAAACGCTGCTACGAGATTATCACCTGCATTACTTCCAATCAGCCTGGGACAGCAGCAAAACCATTGCGAAAAGTGATCTGCTTCAGGACCTGATCGTGAATAAGGATTATAGAAATTCCTTCTCAGAGTCTGGTAAACGGCTGTTTTTCCAAACCAAGGAATATCCAGTCCTGCAGGATACGGCCTTACTCGCAGATGAAATCGTAAATGTCGAAGTTTGGAATTACAATGATCAACGACTTTTCACCCAACAAGAAAATCAGAAGAGCAATGACCTGAAATTCGGCTACGGAATCTACTACGATGTAGCCGGTGATCGTCTGGTTGAATTAGGTGGAAAGCCTTATTCTTCTGTTCGATTGAGTGATCAGGGTGATGGCAACAACGGTATTGCCATCAGTAACTACAACTATCGCAAGTTGAGGAGCTGGGAAGGCTACGTGCTACAGGACATTTATGATCTGGATGTTACGTCTGGCGAAAAAACCAAAATCGCAGAGGCTGTACGAGGGAACATTTCTCTATCCCCTAAAGGTGAGTACGCCTATTGGTACAACAACCTGGATTCTGCCTGGTTTACGTATTCCTTCGGCGATAAGGAAATCCGACAAATAACTACTAACGATCAGGTGGCTTTCTACAACGAGATCCACGACACCCCTTCCGACCCCTGGCCTTATGGTGTGATGAGCTGGACGGAAAATGATGACAAAATGCTGATCTATGATCGTTATGATATCTGGGAAGTTGATCCTTCCAATCAAGTGGCTCCTATAAGAATCACCAACGGACGGTCAGGGAAATTGGTGCATCGATATATCAGACTGGATCGGGAAGAGCGCTTCATCAAAAAAGGTCAGACGCTAATGTTGACTGGCTTTTATGAAGGTGACAAACACGCGTCAATCATGAAAATGAAGTACGGATCGAGCAAGACTTCCGAATTGATCTCCGGAAATTATCGGATTAGAAATTTCCAAAAAGCCCGTGATACCAATGCACTGATCTACAGCCAGGAAAACTTCCAGACCTTCCCGGATTTGATTGCTTCCGACCTCAACCTGAAAAAGAGTACTCGAATCAGTGACGTCAACCCACAACAGAAAGATTACAATTGGGGAAGCATCGAGCTGGTTTACTGGAACTCGTTGGAAGGGGAAAAAATGGAAGGCATGCTCGTGAAACCCGAGAATTTCGACCCGAATAAAAAGTATCCTCTTATGGTCAATTTCTACGAAAAGAGTTCCAACGGATTGCACAACCACCGCGATCCTTTTCCGCATCGATCTACCATGAACTATAGCTTTTATGCTTCCCGAGGATATGTGATCTTCAATCCCAATGTGAATTATGGCACAGGGTACCCGGGAGAAGATGCGTACAATTGTGTAATCCCAGGAATCACCTCGCTGATCGAAAAAGGATTTATCGATGAGGAAAACATTGGTGTTCAGGGGCACAGCTGGGGCGGTTACCAAATCGCGCACTTGCTTGCAGAGACGGACATTTTCAAATGTGCAGAAGCTGGGGCACCGGTGGTGAACATGATCAGTGCTTATGGTGGCATTCGTTGGGGTTCTGGCCTTAGCCGTATGTTCCAGTACGAGCATACCCAAAGCAGAATTGGTGGCTCACTCTGGGAGTACCCGCTGCGATACATTGAGAACTCTCCGATTTTCACGCTGGACAAGGTGAATACACCCGTATTGATCATGCACAATGACGAAGACGGTGCAGTGCCGTGGTATCAGGGAATCGAATATTTTGTTGGGTTGAGAAGACTCGGCAAGCCTGCCTGGATGCTCAACTATAGGGGCGAACCTCACTGGCCATTGAAAACACAAAACCGGATTGATTTCAATATCCGTATGTCGCAGTTCTTTGATCATTACCTGAAAGGCCAGCCGCTACCCAAATGGATGCGGGATGGTGTCCCTGCAACGGAACTGGGTATTAAGCAAGGTTATGAGTTACTGGATCAAGAGTAA
- the ggt gene encoding gamma-glutamyltransferase: protein MKYLTRFVLIVLVICLQINLSKAQVHAKNGMVVSANKLASEVGVEVLKKGGNAIDATVATAFALAVVHPTAGNIGGGGFIVYMDAAGAATTFDFREKAPLAATPEMFMDEEGQVMKGTNLYGRNSTVNHIGAKSIGVPGTVAGLYKAHQKYGSLPWADLVQPAIDLAQDGFPLTWTLASAAGFFKANSPIPFLQNFFDNDQGELTPFGEAWQQPELAKTLMAIRDKGHDGFYKGKVAKEIVQFMEENDGIITKEDLARYEAVERTPIKGTYKDYEIYSMPPPSSGGVALVEMMNIMELAKIEEIPFNSADYVHVVAEAMRRAFADRAEHMGDMDFNENIPLDRLTSKEHAKKRFTSIDMTKASVSDSSKFGQLYDGTSTTHFSVMDKDGNAVSMTYTLEHGYGSGMGADALGFIFNNEMGDFNPQPGITTSFGQVGTDPNLIQPEKRMLSSMTPTIVAKDGKPYLVIGSPGGRTIINTVFQTVLNVLAYDMPVNKAIEAMKIHHQWLPDRIAYEQNLMSPDTRKALEAMGHTVVPWGGLGALMGIQVDTENNVMIGASDSSRPDGAAVGY from the coding sequence ATGAAATACCTTACCCGTTTCGTACTTATTGTTCTGGTCATTTGTTTGCAGATTAATCTTTCGAAAGCCCAGGTTCATGCCAAAAATGGCATGGTGGTTTCTGCCAATAAACTGGCCTCTGAAGTAGGTGTAGAAGTATTGAAGAAGGGAGGGAATGCGATCGATGCTACGGTAGCTACTGCTTTCGCTTTAGCTGTTGTTCACCCTACGGCGGGTAACATTGGCGGAGGAGGTTTTATTGTTTACATGGATGCGGCTGGCGCAGCCACGACCTTCGATTTCCGGGAAAAAGCGCCACTGGCCGCAACGCCTGAAATGTTTATGGATGAAGAGGGGCAGGTCATGAAAGGGACTAACCTATATGGAAGAAATTCCACCGTCAACCACATCGGGGCCAAGTCAATCGGAGTGCCAGGAACAGTGGCCGGGCTTTACAAGGCGCATCAAAAATATGGTAGCTTACCCTGGGCTGATCTGGTACAACCGGCCATTGACCTTGCTCAAGATGGTTTTCCACTAACCTGGACTTTAGCTAGTGCTGCGGGCTTTTTCAAGGCGAACTCGCCCATTCCTTTCCTTCAAAACTTCTTTGATAATGACCAGGGAGAGTTGACACCATTCGGGGAAGCATGGCAGCAACCGGAGCTGGCCAAAACTTTGATGGCCATCAGAGACAAAGGACATGATGGATTTTATAAAGGGAAAGTGGCCAAGGAAATTGTCCAGTTCATGGAAGAGAATGATGGGATCATTACCAAAGAAGACCTGGCACGATATGAAGCGGTAGAACGAACACCTATCAAAGGCACCTATAAAGATTATGAGATCTACTCAATGCCGCCTCCAAGCTCCGGGGGTGTAGCACTAGTGGAGATGATGAACATCATGGAACTGGCCAAGATTGAAGAGATTCCTTTCAATTCAGCGGACTATGTGCATGTAGTGGCAGAAGCCATGCGCAGGGCCTTTGCCGACCGGGCAGAGCACATGGGAGATATGGATTTTAATGAGAATATTCCCCTTGACCGACTCACTTCGAAGGAACATGCGAAGAAACGATTTACAAGCATTGACATGACGAAAGCCTCTGTGAGTGATTCTTCGAAATTTGGACAGCTTTATGATGGAACAAGTACCACACATTTTTCTGTCATGGACAAAGACGGAAATGCGGTTTCTATGACTTACACCCTGGAACATGGTTATGGTTCGGGTATGGGTGCTGATGCACTGGGCTTCATTTTTAACAACGAAATGGGCGACTTCAATCCACAACCAGGGATCACCACAAGTTTTGGTCAAGTTGGAACAGACCCCAACCTCATACAACCTGAAAAGCGCATGCTCTCCAGCATGACCCCAACCATTGTCGCCAAGGACGGGAAACCGTATTTGGTCATTGGAAGCCCAGGAGGCAGAACCATTATCAATACCGTTTTCCAAACCGTACTGAATGTGCTGGCTTATGATATGCCAGTGAACAAAGCCATTGAAGCCATGAAAATTCATCACCAATGGCTGCCAGACCGCATTGCTTATGAGCAAAATCTTATGTCACCCGATACCAGAAAGGCATTGGAAGCGATGGGCCATACTGTGGTTCCCTGGGGTGGATTAGGTGCATTGATGGGCATTCAGGTGGACACAGAGAACAACGTCATGATCGGAGCTTCAGATTCCTCCAGACCAGATGGAGCGGCCGTAGGATACTGA
- a CDS encoding DUF4419 domain-containing protein, which produces MSKTTSTLKTRNSRIIEIEELSGPEELLPEVNSDDLMAKHGQNVQASCDLPSKLVDLGSHTFIAGMYQAYAEHRPFTISPEMIWLLIQQGISMHLYRSMGSVTKYYPELLEKKSLEISRDKVSFGQSDWEAIAAEFVDLTQDYLDQEFIDQFRLNFSASTQEECTVGDLMIMDAMSPYFEYIIFSLVCGIPSVELQGTSGDWDKILQKLTYFRKFDLDWWFDHIEPIITQIKASADGVTATDFWMNMFKVHTKKEYGEPKVIDGWIMNFYPFDKTGRRIIGKELKKLSVEKIFNELPPELKIIPFKIRIADPTGEVLKEQHLEFTAGFVGLSQDPSTMRLRPEIGWLVGDKTDKRIPEERPNGFIGGESREYFSLEEFPQELLSGEEFGDLILHFKREIKYPEELECIKATRLTMNGIVPEGMLEDLQEKFKGSMTMVILNYDNEIYGEGKEI; this is translated from the coding sequence ATGTCCAAAACAACAAGCACATTAAAAACCAGAAATTCCCGAATTATCGAAATAGAAGAGCTTTCGGGACCGGAGGAATTATTGCCAGAGGTGAATTCGGATGATTTGATGGCAAAGCATGGACAAAACGTTCAGGCAAGTTGTGATTTACCATCAAAATTGGTGGATTTAGGTTCTCATACCTTCATTGCAGGAATGTATCAGGCATATGCTGAACATCGACCTTTCACAATTTCTCCAGAAATGATCTGGCTCTTGATCCAGCAAGGAATATCCATGCACTTGTATCGGAGTATGGGGAGTGTTACCAAATATTACCCAGAGCTGCTCGAGAAAAAAAGCCTTGAGATCAGTAGAGATAAAGTCAGTTTTGGTCAGTCGGATTGGGAAGCAATTGCGGCAGAATTTGTGGATTTGACGCAAGACTATCTCGATCAGGAATTTATTGATCAGTTCCGGCTCAACTTTAGTGCAAGTACGCAAGAGGAATGTACCGTAGGCGATCTGATGATCATGGATGCCATGAGTCCCTATTTTGAATACATCATTTTTTCACTGGTTTGTGGTATTCCAAGTGTTGAATTGCAGGGGACATCCGGAGACTGGGACAAAATTTTGCAAAAACTGACCTATTTCCGCAAGTTCGACCTGGATTGGTGGTTTGATCATATTGAGCCAATCATTACCCAGATAAAGGCTTCCGCTGACGGAGTGACTGCCACTGACTTTTGGATGAACATGTTCAAGGTCCACACCAAAAAAGAATATGGTGAGCCCAAGGTGATCGATGGTTGGATCATGAATTTCTACCCTTTTGATAAAACCGGGCGAAGAATCATCGGAAAGGAATTAAAAAAGCTTTCTGTAGAAAAGATCTTTAATGAATTGCCCCCGGAACTAAAAATCATCCCTTTCAAAATAAGAATTGCCGATCCTACAGGGGAAGTGTTAAAAGAACAACATTTAGAATTCACTGCAGGGTTCGTAGGATTAAGTCAGGATCCATCAACCATGCGATTACGTCCGGAAATCGGTTGGTTAGTTGGTGATAAAACAGATAAGCGCATTCCAGAAGAACGCCCCAACGGATTTATAGGAGGAGAATCGAGAGAGTACTTTTCACTGGAAGAATTTCCTCAGGAATTATTATCAGGAGAAGAATTTGGAGATCTGATTTTACATTTCAAGCGAGAGATAAAATATCCGGAAGAATTGGAGTGCATTAAAGCCACTAGGTTGACGATGAATGGAATTGTGCCAGAAGGAATGCTCGAGGACCTTCAGGAGAAATTCAAGGGTAGCATGACCATGGTGATATTAAACTATGATAATGAGATTTACGGTGAGGGTAAGGAGATATGA
- a CDS encoding GNAT family N-acetyltransferase: MTARKIEIQELPQSRWKACRDLRLEALREEPLAFGSSYEEEKNISDAEWQTRIKNALFALENDKLIGMVVLIQQTNIKSRHVANVFGLYVQSSHREKGIGKLLMSAAIEKLTAIGTIRKIKLAVNAELTATINLYEQFGFQRVGMLNQELRYNDRFYDELIMEKLIK, encoded by the coding sequence ATGACCGCCAGAAAGATTGAGATTCAGGAATTACCACAAAGTCGTTGGAAAGCTTGTCGTGATCTTCGGTTGGAAGCATTGAGGGAAGAACCCCTTGCTTTTGGCAGTTCTTATGAAGAAGAAAAGAACATATCTGATGCAGAATGGCAAACAAGAATCAAAAACGCGCTTTTTGCCCTGGAAAATGATAAACTGATAGGAATGGTGGTATTGATCCAACAGACCAACATCAAGTCCAGGCATGTGGCCAATGTCTTTGGCTTATATGTGCAGTCTTCGCACAGGGAGAAAGGAATTGGAAAGCTCTTAATGTCAGCGGCTATTGAGAAACTCACAGCGATCGGAACAATCAGAAAGATCAAATTGGCCGTAAATGCCGAACTTACTGCTACGATTAACTTGTATGAGCAATTCGGGTTTCAGCGCGTAGGTATGCTAAATCAGGAACTTCGATACAATGATCGTTTTTACGACGAGTTGATCATGGAAAAATTGATTAAATAG
- a CDS encoding helix-turn-helix transcriptional regulator produces MNPTLGALEEIILLLVLREKESYGAELVKLYIQQLKKEITLPAVVMVLKRLEKKGMLKSHVGEPSKARGGRRKVIYEATELGYRTVEETMKAKTQIWDMVPKFS; encoded by the coding sequence ATGAATCCTACTTTGGGAGCCCTGGAAGAAATAATTCTCTTACTCGTCCTTAGAGAAAAAGAATCGTATGGAGCAGAGCTGGTCAAGCTTTATATCCAACAACTGAAAAAAGAAATCACGCTACCTGCGGTGGTGATGGTCCTGAAACGGCTGGAGAAAAAAGGCATGCTGAAGTCGCATGTCGGTGAACCTTCCAAGGCAAGGGGTGGTCGTAGAAAAGTGATTTATGAGGCCACAGAATTGGGTTACCGTACGGTTGAAGAAACCATGAAGGCCAAAACTCAAATTTGGGACATGGTACCAAAATTTTCCTGA
- a CDS encoding FtsX-like permease family protein, which translates to MKPEYPRPPKIAYWLLKFFCRKDYCDEVAGDLQEVYEWRLANSNRRVAQYRYFLDAFSAIRFYRGGRVTSFLSKALIFSFIKSAFRNFKRHAGYTALNVFGLAVSLSAALFILEYVSEELSYNHSSQADQLYRVSNDYYRFGGMIYESSMTFSGVGPAMQQAFPEVTEFARLYSPTLSRGGSVVLTRPDAPQINFKEHQLFFADPAYPEFFDLDITHGSNALNKPNTLMITAALAEKYFGSINSAIGQLLQYDDGQMSHGLIVKGIFEKPSFPLQVDADILVSYPTLEMYNPERFVNDWGGNAFITFVKVTENTNPVQIEESMSELTLRYKPGYLEKNEQGEYLRVNRYFLVGVTDIHLHSTYQNEVGPMGDATTIEVLKIIAIFIVIIAWINFINLSTAKSVDRAREVGVRKVMGARRLELVMQFFTEAVLISSMAILIALTLVFFGQSLFNQFVEKTLLLDSIDLQRFGLPALLIFLTGTILSGFYPALILSAHQSINALKGKSKVSSGHFLRRGLIAFQLLFSSLLIIATLAINQQLAFMNDQDMGFDMDEVLIMKGPVISESQGRDKIPKIELFKQQVMSIPGVSQVGTSTVIPGQGILRGIAISRIKESEADMKSIERVVISNGFLSAMDVTFIAGQDFNASMKGYEPIILNTSAAKALGFDDPKASLGQTLFEFTREERKVVGVIQDYHHESLNRSIDPMYFVRHAAFDSFYAIRLNRDQVSTTLAKIEQQYLTSYPGNPTEYYFLDRFFAKQYKKDEVNRKVFSAFALMAIIVSCLGLYGLSSYSALQRTKEVGVRKVLGASISGLFMLLLKEIFLLVVLGFVMAIPIAWVGIDSWLSEFAYRMQVGPLLFLLPLLLITAITLAATGSRILKVTLANPVQSLRYE; encoded by the coding sequence ATGAAGCCTGAATATCCACGTCCTCCCAAAATCGCTTACTGGCTGCTCAAATTTTTTTGTCGCAAAGACTATTGCGACGAGGTGGCTGGAGACTTGCAGGAAGTCTACGAATGGCGTTTGGCCAATAGCAATCGTAGGGTTGCTCAATATCGGTATTTTCTGGATGCTTTTAGTGCCATTCGATTTTATCGAGGCGGACGAGTAACATCTTTTCTTTCAAAAGCACTGATTTTCAGTTTCATCAAGAGTGCCTTCCGGAATTTCAAGCGTCATGCAGGGTACACTGCACTTAATGTTTTTGGACTTGCGGTAAGTCTTTCTGCTGCATTGTTCATCCTCGAGTATGTATCAGAAGAATTGAGTTATAACCACAGTTCTCAAGCGGATCAACTCTATCGCGTCTCTAATGATTACTATCGTTTCGGAGGTATGATCTACGAAAGTAGCATGACCTTTTCGGGAGTGGGTCCGGCAATGCAACAGGCATTTCCTGAAGTGACCGAATTCGCCCGATTGTATAGCCCTACTTTGAGCCGAGGGGGTTCAGTTGTACTTACACGACCAGATGCTCCACAAATCAATTTCAAGGAGCACCAGCTCTTTTTTGCTGATCCCGCTTATCCGGAATTCTTTGATTTGGACATTACTCATGGCTCTAATGCATTGAACAAGCCTAACACTTTAATGATCACTGCAGCACTGGCCGAAAAATATTTTGGAAGCATCAACTCCGCCATTGGTCAGCTTTTGCAATATGATGATGGCCAGATGAGTCACGGGTTGATTGTCAAGGGAATTTTTGAAAAGCCTTCCTTTCCCTTGCAAGTAGATGCGGACATACTTGTTTCTTACCCCACATTGGAGATGTACAACCCTGAGAGGTTCGTGAATGATTGGGGAGGTAATGCGTTCATCACCTTCGTGAAAGTTACTGAAAATACGAACCCGGTACAGATTGAGGAAAGTATGAGTGAACTCACCTTACGTTATAAACCAGGCTATCTGGAAAAGAATGAACAAGGTGAATATTTGAGGGTCAATCGATATTTTTTGGTGGGAGTCACGGATATTCATTTGCATTCCACTTATCAAAATGAAGTCGGGCCAATGGGTGATGCTACTACCATCGAGGTATTAAAGATCATCGCCATCTTCATTGTGATCATTGCGTGGATCAATTTTATAAATCTAAGTACGGCAAAATCCGTTGATCGGGCACGTGAAGTAGGCGTGAGAAAAGTGATGGGTGCACGAAGACTTGAATTAGTTATGCAGTTTTTTACGGAGGCGGTACTGATCAGTAGCATGGCTATCCTCATCGCTCTGACGCTGGTTTTCTTCGGTCAGTCCTTGTTCAATCAGTTTGTAGAAAAAACACTTTTACTTGACAGTATTGACCTTCAACGTTTCGGCTTACCCGCATTACTCATTTTTCTGACTGGGACAATTCTTTCTGGATTTTACCCTGCCCTCATTCTATCTGCTCATCAATCCATCAATGCACTGAAGGGTAAATCGAAAGTCAGTTCGGGCCACTTCCTGAGGCGCGGGCTTATTGCTTTTCAACTCCTGTTCAGTTCCTTGCTCATCATCGCAACCCTCGCCATCAATCAACAGTTGGCCTTTATGAATGATCAGGACATGGGATTTGATATGGATGAGGTCTTGATAATGAAAGGGCCAGTCATCAGTGAATCACAAGGACGAGATAAAATTCCAAAGATCGAATTGTTCAAACAGCAGGTTATGAGCATTCCGGGAGTAAGCCAGGTAGGAACCTCCACAGTAATTCCTGGTCAGGGAATATTGCGAGGAATTGCCATTTCGCGAATCAAGGAAAGTGAAGCAGACATGAAATCCATTGAGCGGGTAGTGATCAGTAATGGCTTTCTTTCTGCGATGGACGTCACATTTATCGCAGGTCAGGATTTTAATGCCAGCATGAAAGGCTATGAACCGATCATTCTCAATACATCAGCGGCCAAAGCCCTGGGATTTGATGATCCGAAAGCATCCCTTGGCCAAACACTCTTTGAGTTTACGCGCGAGGAAAGGAAGGTTGTCGGAGTAATTCAGGATTATCATCACGAATCATTGAACCGGTCCATCGATCCGATGTACTTTGTTCGCCATGCCGCATTCGATTCATTTTATGCCATTCGACTTAATAGGGATCAAGTAAGTACAACACTGGCCAAAATTGAACAACAATACCTGACTTCCTACCCGGGGAATCCAACAGAATACTACTTTTTGGATCGTTTTTTCGCCAAACAATACAAGAAGGATGAAGTCAATAGAAAAGTATTCAGTGCTTTTGCGCTCATGGCCATCATTGTTTCTTGCCTGGGCCTTTATGGATTGTCTTCTTATTCAGCCTTGCAGCGAACGAAGGAGGTTGGAGTAAGGAAAGTGCTGGGAGCCAGTATTTCCGGACTTTTTATGTTGCTGTTAAAAGAGATCTTCTTGCTGGTTGTGCTAGGTTTTGTCATGGCCATTCCCATTGCCTGGGTCGGGATCGATAGCTGGTTAAGCGAATTTGCGTATCGGATGCAGGTTGGGCCGTTATTATTTCTACTACCACTTTTACTGATTACGGCAATCACCTTAGCCGCCACAGGTTCACGCATTTTGAAAGTAACCCTGGCCAATCCAGTACAATCATTGCGATATGAATAA
- a CDS encoding serine hydrolase domain-containing protein, whose translation MKKSLIIIVSICLTLGTLAWSTRTKPIALPSIPVPQNVYETALQEIDLTSKMERYGVPGVSLGVVKDGKLAWAKGYGLIQLGRPEEINTATMFSVGSVSKVGAAVITLKMQKTGQLDIDTDVNQYLTSWKVPQNQYTEQASVTLRRIMSHTAGLTVHGFADFDPEEELPTTVQILEGKSPAKSNRVYVNIPIGRRFRYSGGGTTVEQLVIEDITGKSFHEVTSEMLFQPLGMSRSSYQNPLPEEMGNIAKAHNRHGHPVALPRGYQSMPEAAASGLWTTPSDFAKLMLMLMEAYEGKHSFLNQNSVRDMMTSVYPSEYGLGPRITRNGDDIIFSHGGANDCYKAHFSGSISQKTGFIIFTNGAGGHQLIRDLQPVFEEMLY comes from the coding sequence ATGAAGAAATCACTCATCATCATTGTCAGTATATGCCTGACCCTGGGAACCCTGGCCTGGTCGACCCGAACAAAACCAATCGCCCTGCCCTCAATTCCTGTTCCTCAAAACGTCTACGAGACTGCATTGCAGGAGATTGATTTGACTTCCAAAATGGAACGTTACGGTGTTCCCGGAGTAAGTCTGGGAGTGGTAAAAGATGGAAAGCTAGCATGGGCCAAAGGATATGGCCTGATTCAATTAGGGCGGCCGGAAGAAATAAATACCGCAACCATGTTCTCGGTAGGCTCAGTGAGTAAAGTTGGTGCGGCAGTCATTACTTTGAAAATGCAGAAGACCGGCCAACTGGATATTGATACGGATGTGAATCAATACCTGACATCCTGGAAGGTGCCTCAGAATCAATATACGGAACAAGCCTCTGTTACACTTCGCCGAATCATGTCCCATACCGCAGGCTTAACAGTCCATGGATTTGCCGACTTTGACCCAGAGGAAGAGCTGCCTACTACGGTACAGATATTGGAGGGCAAATCGCCTGCAAAAAGTAATAGGGTTTATGTGAATATTCCCATTGGTCGCCGATTTCGGTATTCCGGTGGTGGAACAACCGTAGAACAGCTAGTCATTGAGGATATTACAGGAAAGTCCTTTCATGAAGTTACTTCAGAGATGCTCTTTCAGCCATTGGGTATGTCCAGAAGTAGTTATCAGAATCCCTTACCTGAGGAAATGGGAAACATTGCCAAAGCCCATAACAGACACGGGCATCCGGTAGCTCTGCCCCGAGGCTATCAAAGCATGCCCGAAGCAGCGGCTTCCGGGTTATGGACCACTCCTTCTGATTTTGCCAAATTAATGCTCATGTTGATGGAGGCTTATGAAGGGAAACATTCCTTCCTGAATCAAAATTCGGTTCGCGATATGATGACGTCAGTTTACCCGAGTGAATACGGTTTAGGTCCAAGGATTACAAGGAATGGAGACGACATCATTTTTTCGCATGGCGGTGCCAATGATTGCTACAAGGCTCACTTCAGTGGTTCAATTTCCCAAAAAACAGGGTTTATCATCTTCACAAATGGAGCAGGAGGACATCAATTGATCCGGGATTTGCAGCCCGTTTTTGAGGAAATGCTTTATTAG